In a genomic window of Cynocephalus volans isolate mCynVol1 chromosome 1, mCynVol1.pri, whole genome shotgun sequence:
- the CHGB gene encoding secretogranin-1, whose protein sequence is MQPAALLSLLGAAVLAAVSSMPVDNRNHNEEMVTHCIIEVLSNVLLKSKAPITPECRQVLKKSGKEVKDEDKSENENTKFEVRLLRDPDDASEALRPSSREGTGAPREEDTQGLTKADTEKWAEEGRHSREGAHEPQGSLYPSNSQTSKEAKTRHSERSEAEDYQKKELGEDDSEEKHLEEPEETQNAFVNKRNQATAKNREGLGARSDTRSAGRSEEKTHSREKSSQESGEETRSQEKHPQESKSQSWSQEVSEESEEDATSEVAKRRTRPRHHHGRSRPDRSYQEGNPPSEERGHPLEASEESNMGLDTLEEKRDHHSTHHRASEEEPEYEEKVRSYPGVQAPEGLKAERYGGRGSEVYRAPRPHSEESWEDKRNLLSSELDSVARRYKEESEEERGRDGGKGQHQRGRGGEPGVYSAPDPREEKRLLGEGHLRVQESQLDKSRRYPQGEWKEQDRNYLNYGEEGARRKWQQQEDLQDMEGNREEARLQDKQYGPRHITEKRKRLGAIFNPYFDPLQWKSSHFEKKNNMDDNFLEGEEENGLTLSEKNFFPEYDYDWWEKKPFSEDVNWGYENRNLPTAPKLDLKRQYDRVAELDQLLHYRKKSAEFPADYDSEEQMSSRPEAENENNRADQRVLTEEEEKELENLAAMDLELQKIAEKFSQKG, encoded by the exons ATGCAGCCGGCCGCGCTTCTCAGCCTCCTGGGAGCCGCGGTGCTGGCCG CTGTCAGTTCTATGCCAGTGGATAACAGGAACCACAACGAAGAAATG GTAACTCACTGCATCATCGAGGTCCTCTCAAATGTCCTGTTGAAGTCCAAGGCTCCCATCACCCCTGAGTGCCGACAAGTCTTGAAGAAGA GTGGAAAAGAGGTCAAAGATGAAgacaaaagtgaaaatgaaaacacaaagttTGAAGTAAGATTGTTAAGAGACCCAGATGATGCCTCGGAGGCCCTCAGGCCTTCTAGTAGGGAGGGAACAGGAGCCCCAAGAGAAGAGGACACCCAAGGCTTGACAAAGGCAGACACAGAGAAATGGGCAGAGGAAGGCAGGCACAGCCGAGAAGGAGCACACGAGCCCCAAGGGAGCCTCTATCCCTCCAACAGTCAAACCTCCAAAGAAGCAAAGACACGCCATTCTGAGAGGAGTGAGGCAGAGGACTATCAGAAAAAAGAGCTTGGGGAAGATGACAGCGAAGAGAAACATCTTGAAGAGCCAGAAGAGACACAAAACGCCTTTGTCAACAAAAGAAACCAGGCCACGGCTAAGAATAGAGAGGGATTAGGGGCCAGATCTGATACACGCTCTGCTGGGCGCTCTGAGGAGAAGACACACAGCCGGGAGAAGAGTAGCCAGGAGAGCGGAGAGGAGACGAGAAGCCAGGAGAAACACCCCCAAGAGTCTAAAAGCCAGTCCTGGAGCCAGGAAGTGTCTGAGGAAAGTGAGGAAGATGCTACCTCTGAGGTGGCCAAACGACGCACGAGGCCCAGACACCACCATGGAAGGAGCAGGCCCGACAGGTCCTACCAAGAAGGGAATCCTCCCTCTGAGGAAAGGGGACACCCCCTTGAGGCATCGGAGGAGTCAAACATGGGCCTAGACACTTTAGAGGAAAAGAGGGACCACCACTCAACCCACCACAGGGCTTCAGAGGAAGAACCCGAATATGAGGAAAAAGTGAGGAGTTATCCAGGGGTCCAGGCTCCTGAGGGCCTGAAGGCAGAACGATATGGGGGCAGAGGAAGTGAGGTGTACAGGGCTCCCAGGCCTCACAGTGAGGAGAGCTGGGAGGACAAGAGAAACCTCCTCAGCTCAGAGCTTGACAGTGTGGCACGTagatataaagaagaaagtgAGGAGGAGAGGGGCCGTGATGGGGGAAAGGGGCAGCATCagagaggcaggggaggggagccAGGTGTCTATTCTGCTCCTGAccccagagaagagaaaaggctcTTGGGTGAAGGACACCTCCGTGTTCAAGAAAGCCAGCTGGACAAGTCAAGGAGGTATCCACAAGGTGAGTGGAAGGAGCAGGACAGAAATTACCTCAACTATGGTGAGGAAGGAGCCCGACggaagtggcagcagcaggaggacCTGCAAGACATGGAAGGAAACAGGGAGGAAGCCAGGCTTCAAGACAAACAATACGGCCCCCGTCACATCactgaaaagaggaagagattgGGGGCGATCTTCAACCCATACTttgaccctctccagtggaagagcagccattttgagaaaaaaaacaacatgGATGACAATTTTCTTGAGGGTGAAGAGGAAAATGGGCTGACCTTGAGTGAGAAGAATTTCTTCCCAGAATATGACTATGATTGGTGGGAGAAAAAGCCCTTCTCGGAGGATGTAAACTGGGGATATGAGAACAGAAACCTCCCCACAGCCCCGAAACTGGATCTGAAAAGGCAGTATGACCGAGTGGCTGAACTGGACCAGCTCCTTCACTACAGGAAGAAGTCAGCTGAATTTCCGGCTGACTATGATTCTGAGGAGCAGATGAGCTCACGCCCCGaggcagaaaatgaaaacaacaggGCTGACCAGAGAGTTCTGACAGAGGAAGAG gaAAAAGAACTTGAAAACTTGGCTGCCATGGATTTGGAACTACAGAAAATAGCTGAGAAGTTCAGCCAAAAGGGTTGA